In the genome of Flaviflexus ciconiae, one region contains:
- the alr gene encoding alanine racemase: protein MTDFIGRADVDLGALRANYRLLRNKTDAKIAAIVKANGYGHGLHEVGAALADEGADYLGVAQLSEALELRRTVPDTPILTWIYGTGASLAAAILSNLDISIGARWALEEAVEAAKATGVPARLHIEIDTGMSRGGFSKADLEQTAEDILRAEAAGLVEIIGLWSHLARADEPDSSETSRQLNRFNEASSLLENVGVKPVLRHLANTAGTLWHPDTHLDMVRPGIGLYGLSPDPAVATAEELGLLPVMTLTSKVIVVREVPAGTGVSYGHTEVTEEAMRLGTVPLGYADGIPRSASGRGPVRVGGIRTRVVGRVCMDQVVIALPDGVEAGAEVVFYGHGGPTADEWASAAGTIGYEITTRLGRHVPRTYRGKVGH from the coding sequence ATGACTGACTTCATTGGCAGGGCCGACGTTGACCTCGGTGCCCTGCGTGCCAACTATCGGCTCCTGCGAAACAAAACAGACGCGAAGATCGCCGCGATCGTCAAAGCCAACGGCTACGGACACGGCCTCCACGAGGTCGGTGCTGCGCTCGCGGATGAGGGGGCGGACTACCTGGGTGTGGCCCAATTATCCGAAGCCCTCGAGCTGAGAAGAACAGTTCCGGATACTCCGATCCTCACCTGGATCTACGGCACAGGTGCAAGCCTGGCGGCCGCGATTCTTTCGAACCTCGATATCTCCATCGGCGCCCGGTGGGCATTGGAGGAAGCAGTCGAGGCAGCAAAGGCCACCGGCGTTCCCGCACGCCTCCACATCGAAATAGATACCGGGATGTCCCGGGGTGGTTTCAGCAAGGCTGACCTCGAGCAAACGGCCGAGGACATTCTCCGTGCGGAGGCCGCGGGCCTAGTGGAGATCATCGGGCTCTGGTCGCACCTGGCGCGAGCCGATGAACCAGATTCCTCGGAGACCTCCCGTCAGCTCAACCGCTTCAACGAGGCATCCAGTCTGCTTGAGAATGTCGGGGTGAAGCCTGTTCTTCGTCACCTTGCCAATACGGCGGGGACCCTCTGGCACCCGGATACTCACTTGGACATGGTGCGCCCCGGTATTGGCCTGTACGGGCTGAGCCCCGATCCTGCCGTTGCCACGGCAGAGGAACTTGGCCTGCTTCCCGTCATGACACTCACCTCCAAGGTGATTGTCGTCCGTGAAGTTCCGGCGGGCACCGGGGTGTCCTACGGGCACACGGAAGTGACCGAGGAAGCTATGAGGCTCGGCACTGTTCCCCTCGGCTACGCCGATGGGATTCCCCGCTCCGCATCGGGCCGCGGTCCCGTGCGAGTCGGAGGCATACGCACTCGCGTTGTTGGCAGGGTTTGCATGGATCAGGTGGTCATCGCCCTGCCAGACGGTGTTGAGGCCGGGGCGGAGGTCGTGTTCTATGGTCATGGCGGTCCAACTGCCGACGAATGGGCTAGCGCGGCTGGCACGATCGGATACGAGATTACGACAAGACTTGGCCGTCATGTTCCCCGCACATATCGGGGTAAAGTAGGGCACTGA
- the tsaE gene encoding tRNA (adenosine(37)-N6)-threonylcarbamoyltransferase complex ATPase subunit type 1 TsaE: MELIARSADDMRAIGAKIATHVGAGDLIMLSGPLGAGKTTFVQGLAEGLGVRGRVTSPTFVISHVHRGEPDLVHVDAYRLESLDDVDALDLDTSSKSP, from the coding sequence ATGGAGCTGATCGCGCGTAGCGCAGATGACATGAGGGCCATTGGCGCAAAAATCGCCACCCATGTCGGGGCGGGGGACCTCATCATGCTGTCCGGCCCCCTCGGTGCAGGCAAAACCACCTTCGTGCAGGGACTCGCCGAGGGCCTCGGTGTCCGCGGCCGCGTCACCTCACCCACCTTTGTCATCTCCCACGTCCACCGCGGCGAACCAGACTTGGTTCACGTCGATGCCTACCGGCTCGAATCCCTTGACGACGTTGATGCCCTTGACCTCGACACGTCCTCGAAGAGTCCGTGA